In Pyrodictium occultum, the genomic window GCAGCGAGTACTTCGGCCGCATAGAGGAGAAGGTGGGCCGGGAGAACTTCATAGAGGTTTACCCGGACCAGGCGGTGCTAGTGATAGTTAGCCCGCAGGAGGTGGTTGAGACGCCGGGCTTCGTGGCGCATATAACCAATATTCTTGCGAGGAACGGGATAAACATATACCAGGTGGAGTCCGTCTACACGGACACCATACTCGTCCTAGGCCTAGACGACGCGTTGAAGGCCTTCCAGCTCCTCCGCGAGGCGATTGAGGTTGCGAAGAGGAGCCTAGAGGAGGCCGGGGGAGGCCGCGGCTAGAAAACCTGCTCCACCAGCTTGTAGTAGAGCTCCGCTATCAGCACCCCGGTGCCGGCCGCACCCCGGAGGGTATTGTGGCCCAGCACCAGGTAGCGGAGCAGGGGCTCGCCCTCCAGGGGCAGCGAGGCCCTCCCCACAACCACGCTCATCCCACGGCCCGTCCTCCTATCCAGCCTCGGCTGGGGCCTATCGGGCTCGCGGCGCACCACTATAGGCCTCTCCGGCGCTGTGGGGAGCCCCAGCTCCTGGGGCAGGCTCCTCCACCCCTCCCAGGCCTCAACCACCTCCTCGACGCCGCCGGGCGCCTTGGAGAGCCTCGCCACCACGCTCTCCAGGTGGCCGTCGAGCACCGGCACCCTGGTGGCGGTGGCCACCACGCGGAAGCCTGCGGGCCTGACCTCGCCGGCCTCAAGCCTCCCGAGGATCTTCCTGCTCTCCCTCACAACCTTCTCCTCCTCGCCCTTTATGAAGGGGATTATGTTATCCACTATAGCGTAGCCGGGGACTCCGGCGAAGCCGGCGCCGCTTATCGCCTGCATGCTGGTCATGTAGACCTCCTCTAGGCCATAACGGTCCAGGAGAGGCTTGAGGCTGAGCGTCAGCACCGCCGTGGTGCAGTTGGGCACCTTGAGTATCGCCCCGCTCCAGCCGCGGCGCTGGCGCTGCACCTTGACCAGCTGTATGTGCTCCCAGTTGGCCTCGGGGTTCAGCAGGGGCACGTCCGGCTCCATGCGGTAGACGCTGGCGTTGGACACCACTATCTTGCCCATCCGGGCCAGCTCGGGCTCTATCCCGGCTGCAACCTCCTTGGGGAGAGCCACAAACACCACGTCGGCGTCGCGCACAGCCTCCGGCCTGGTGGGCCTCAGCTCCAGCTCAGCGGCCTCATCGGGGAACGGCTCGTCTATATACCACTCCACTGCCTCGCCGTAGCGCTTGCCCACCCTCCTCTCGCTGGCGGTGACCGCCTCGAGGCTGAACCAGGGGTGGCGGGCTAGAAGGCTCACGAACCTCTGCCCGACGAGCCCGGTTGCGCCGAGGACTGCCGCCCTTAGTCGATCCGCCACTGGGAGACCACCTCCTCGTGGAGCTTCTCGGCTATAGCCCAGGACTCGTCGGGCTCAACAAATGTTACGAGTATCGGGCTGCCAGGGGCCCAGAGGATGCTCTTCACCCCGCCGAGGCCCGCGGCCTTCTCCACCACGTTGCCCGAGACGTCGGGCTCGCGGAGCCCGTCGCCCACCACGCTGACGGCTGAGGCGTCCTCCACCTCCACCTCGGATACTATGTGGCCCAGCTCCTCGGAGAGGGCCTTGGCAAGCTTCTCGGCGCTGTCGCGGCGAACGGCGAGGCTTACCCTCGTCTCGGTTATAGGCTGCATTATGGCGAGTATGTTTATTCCCAGCCTGGCCGCGACTCCCGTGATCTTGGCGGCTGTGCCTATCCTCCCCACGAGGCCGCCGCCTACCACTGTTACGAGGGAGATACCCTCACTCACCACCACGGCCTTCAGGGGCGGCGGCCCGCCCTTGCTGTCCACCAGGGTGGACTGGCTGGAGCCGGGCATAGTTATCCTGACCCTGGTGCTGGTGCCCATGACCGGCTCGAAGGTCTTGGGATGCATCCTCTTAGCCCCCAGGAGGGCCAGCTCCATGGCCTCTGCGAAGCTGAGCCTCTCAATCACCCTCGCGTTCTTCAGCCTCCCGGGGTCGGCCGTCATGACGCCGGGTACGTCGGTGTAGAGCACCACCTCGTCGGCTCCGAGGAACCGGGCGAGCAGCGTGGCGGTGTAGTCGCTCCCGCCCCTTCCCAGGAGGACTATACGGCCCTCCCGGGTGCCGGCCACGAAGCCGGTGACCACGGGGACTACGCCGCGCTCGATGACCGGGAGGAGCTTAGACCTCACCATGGGCTCGGAGGCCTCGTAGTCGACTACCGCCTCCCAGGGGTCACCCTCCGCTATTATCCCGGCCTCGCGGCCGCCGAGCCAGACGGCCTCAACCCCGTTGCTGCGGAGCGCCGCCGCCATGAGGGCGGCGGAGAGCCGCTCGCCGAACGAGACTATAGCTGCCCGGGCGTTGCCGGTGGCCTCCCCTATAACCTTCACCGCCCAGACGAGCTTGAACAGCTCATCGAACAGCCTGCTCAGCTCCCCCAGCACGCTGGTAAGCTCCCTCTCGCTGCTCACCGCGCCCCTGGCGGCGGAGTAGTAGCGCTCCATTATCCTCCTGAGCCTGGGCTCCCAGCCGCTGGGGCTCTCGAGGATCTCTATCAGCTCGTCGGTGACACCCTTCATAGCCGAGACTACCACTACCACCTGGTAGCCCTCCTGCCGGAGCCTAGCCACCTCCTGCGCTGCAGTGATGTAGCCGGAGGCGTCGCGGAGCAGCGAGCCCCCGAACTTGGCGACCAGCAGGCCTCTAGCCATACTACACCACCCCCAGCGCGTAGGCCGCCGAGACTAGGTCGCTCAGCATGGCGGAGGCCGTCGCCGAGGGGCCCGCGCCGGGCCCCACCAGGGTTATCGGCTCAGCCTCCGCGGTCTCTATGAGCGCCGCGTTGTAGACCCCCTCGACCCTGTAGAGCGGGTTCTCGGGCCCAACCTCCACCAGCTCCACCACCGCCCTCCCCGCGCCCGGCTCGACGAGCGCCACGTACTTGAGCCTCTTCCCCCGGGCCGCCGCCTCCGCCGCCCGGCGGAAGGCCTCCTCGTCCACGCGGTTCAGCCGCTCCACCTCGAACACTGTCTTCGGGGTCCCCAGGGTGCAGGAGACTATAGCCGCCTTGGCCGCGAGGTCGTGGCCCTCGAGGTCCGCGCTGGGATCCGGCTCGGCGTAGCCCCTGGCCTGGGCCTCCCTCACCGCCTCCTCGAAGCTCATGCCCTTCTCGGCGAGGCCTAGCACGTAGTTGGTGGTGCCGTTGAGCACGCCCTGGAGTCTCTTCACCCGTCTGCCCGCAAGCCCCCAGCGCAGCACATCGATGAGAGGGGTGCCCGCCATGACGGTGGCCTTGTAGAAGACCCGGCGGCTCCAGGAGCCCCGGAGGAGCCTGCTGCAGCTAGTAGCGAGCGGAGCCTTGTCAGCCGCCACCACCGCGCCGCCCGAGGAGAGGACGCGCTCATACCAGGAGAGGGCCTCGCCCGGCGAGTCGTAGCGGCTTGGAGTAGCGTCGACGAGCACGTCGATATCAAAGCGCTCGAGGGCCTCGGCCACGCTCCCCTCGAAGCCGCCCTCCAGCCTGGAGAGGCCGCCGCGTGGCGCACGGAGGGCGGCCTCCACCCTACCCCAGTCGAGGCCCAGGCTGGAGCCGAGGAAGCCCCTGCTGTCAGCTATGAAGACGAGCCGCGGCTCGAGCCCGTAGCGCTCAGCGAGAAGCCCTTGTCTCTCGGCGAGCATGCGCGTAAACGCCCTACCAACATTGCCGAAGCCCGCCAGCCCGATGCGCAGTGTATGCGCCACTGGAGGCCCACCCTTGTGGGCCCGAGGCCGCCGGGGCTCTTAAGAGCCCCCCGGCTCCGGGGTCTCGACGCTGGCCTCAGCCTCCCTCTCCGCGCGCCTCCTCGCCCGCTCTATGAGACCCTGAAGGATGCTGAGGAACCGGAGCGGGTCTATCGAGACCACGCCTAGCATCTCGGCGAACCTCCTGACACCCTCATCGTTGGTCACCAGCACACCCTGGGTCTCAAGGGCCAGCAGCACAGCGTCCAGGTCCTCTATGCTGTCCAGCACGCCGTGCCTGG contains:
- a CDS encoding aspartate kinase, with translation MARGLLVAKFGGSLLRDASGYITAAQEVARLRQEGYQVVVVVSAMKGVTDELIEILESPSGWEPRLRRIMERYYSAARGAVSSERELTSVLGELSRLFDELFKLVWAVKVIGEATGNARAAIVSFGERLSAALMAAALRSNGVEAVWLGGREAGIIAEGDPWEAVVDYEASEPMVRSKLLPVIERGVVPVVTGFVAGTREGRIVLLGRGGSDYTATLLARFLGADEVVLYTDVPGVMTADPGRLKNARVIERLSFAEAMELALLGAKRMHPKTFEPVMGTSTRVRITMPGSSQSTLVDSKGGPPPLKAVVVSEGISLVTVVGGGLVGRIGTAAKITGVAARLGINILAIMQPITETRVSLAVRRDSAEKLAKALSEELGHIVSEVEVEDASAVSVVGDGLREPDVSGNVVEKAAGLGGVKSILWAPGSPILVTFVEPDESWAIAEKLHEEVVSQWRID
- the asd gene encoding aspartate-semialdehyde dehydrogenase — translated: MADRLRAAVLGATGLVGQRFVSLLARHPWFSLEAVTASERRVGKRYGEAVEWYIDEPFPDEAAELELRPTRPEAVRDADVVFVALPKEVAAGIEPELARMGKIVVSNASVYRMEPDVPLLNPEANWEHIQLVKVQRQRRGWSGAILKVPNCTTAVLTLSLKPLLDRYGLEEVYMTSMQAISGAGFAGVPGYAIVDNIIPFIKGEEEKVVRESRKILGRLEAGEVRPAGFRVVATATRVPVLDGHLESVVARLSKAPGGVEEVVEAWEGWRSLPQELGLPTAPERPIVVRREPDRPQPRLDRRTGRGMSVVVGRASLPLEGEPLLRYLVLGHNTLRGAAGTGVLIAELYYKLVEQVF
- a CDS encoding homoserine dehydrogenase; protein product: MAHTLRIGLAGFGNVGRAFTRMLAERQGLLAERYGLEPRLVFIADSRGFLGSSLGLDWGRVEAALRAPRGGLSRLEGGFEGSVAEALERFDIDVLVDATPSRYDSPGEALSWYERVLSSGGAVVAADKAPLATSCSRLLRGSWSRRVFYKATVMAGTPLIDVLRWGLAGRRVKRLQGVLNGTTNYVLGLAEKGMSFEEAVREAQARGYAEPDPSADLEGHDLAAKAAIVSCTLGTPKTVFEVERLNRVDEEAFRRAAEAAARGKRLKYVALVEPGAGRAVVELVEVGPENPLYRVEGVYNAALIETAEAEPITLVGPGAGPSATASAMLSDLVSAAYALGVV